TCTTCACGATCATGACCCGCCGCCGCATGCGGCCGCCCCTGTTCGTGACCGCGTTCATCACCTCGGGCAGGCCGTGGCCGCGCGCCTCGCGGGCCAGGAAGTAGATGATCGGGCCGACGACGAGGCCGCCGGCCGCGGGCGCGAGCGCCTTCACGTACCACGGCGCGGCCTTGAGCGCGGCGAGACCGCCGCCGCCCGCGAACGAGATCTCGGTGATCCGCTCGATGAGCCAGCGGAAGAAGATGGCCCCCAGGCCGCCGAGCACGCCCACGATCGCGGCGAGCACGAGCATGTACACGTTCTCGCCCACGAGCCGCTCGACGCGGCGGCTCGCCTGCTCGATGACGGGAAAGCGCTTCGGGGCTTCCACGCGGGACTCCTCGCCGACCGGCCAAGCCGGTCGCGTTCTTTATATGGGGCGGATCCGATAGTGGCAAGCTGCCCCATTTCGTTCCATCTTATTCATGTTTTGAAACGCACGTCGTATGCGGAAGCGACTCGCTCTGGAGGTCATCATGAGGATTCGCAGGACGGAACGGCTCATCGTCGCGCTTGCCGCCGGGCTCGCGCTCGCGGCCGCGGGGTGCGAGGGCACGGGGCGCGCGGACGACAACGGAGGGGACACGGACACCGACACGGACGCCGACACGGACACCGACGTCGACACGGACGCGGATTCCGACACCGACGCGGACGGCGTCGGCGGGGTCCAGGGCACGGTCATGGCCCCCTCGGGCGCGTTCCCGATCCCGGGCGCCCTCGTCTACGTGACCCACGCCAGCGGGTCGCTCATCGAGGACAACGCCTACTGCTACGAGTGCGACGACATGACCGGCAAGAAGTGGACGCTCTCCAACCCGGACGGCACCTTCTCGCTCAGCGGAGTTCCTGCCGGCGAGTGGAACCTCGTCACGCGCAAGGGGTTCTTCCAGCGGGAGCGCGAGATCACGGTCTCGGCCGATCAGGTGCTCGACGTCCCGGTCGAGCTGACGACGCTGCCGCCCGAGAACAGCGACGACGGCTCGGACGTCATCCCGAGCTACGCCGTGCTGCTCAACTCCTACGACCGGTCCGAGGACATGCTCGCCAAGCTCGGGATCGCGGAGCTGGGCGGCGACGGCCACTGGGTCCCGGGTACGGAGAGCTTCGACGCCTACAACGACGCGTCGTCCGCGTCGTCCGCCGTCGGCGAGTCGGTCACCCTGTTCGACGCCCAGGAGAACCTGGACCAGTACCACATGATCTTTTTCCCCTGCATGTGCAACGGGATCTTCACGGGCACCACCGCGGCGCGCCAGGAGATGCTGCGCAACTACGCCGAGGCGGGCGGCAAGGTGTACTCGTCGTGCTGGGCGTACAACTGGACCCAGGCGCCGTTCCGGGAAGGGTCGTTCCCGTCCTACCAGGAGGTCATCGAGTACGGCGGCGACATCGGCGAGGGCTCTGCCTACGAGACGACCGGCAGGATCGAGGACGAGCAGATGCGCGCCTGGCTCGGCGTGGTCGACAGCGGAGACAGCCCGGACGCCTTCCCGTTCACCGGCGCCTGGACGCAGCTGTACGGCGTCAACGACCTCGACAACGGGTTGGGCCTCGAGGAGGACGGCTACGTCATCAAGCCGACCGTCTGGGTCACCGACCAGGACTACTTCGACGGACAGCCGATGACCGTCACCTTCCCGTGGGGCTGCGGCAAGATCTTCCACACCGTGTACCAGGTCGTCGAGTCCACGCCGTCCACTTCGATTCGGCCGCAGGAGTTCGTGCTCCTCTACCTCATCCTCGAGGTCGGCGTGTGCGAGGGCGAGTACGAGGATCCGGAGTAGGGCGACCCGCCTCCCGCCTGATCGCAACACCTCGTAAAAATAGTGGGAAACCGGACCGCTCGGCGGTTTTTTCATGAATCCCCTCAGGCAGAATGTATACTCGCCGGGACTGATTTTTACGGCGCAGGACGGCGCCGTTCGCACGGAGGTTCTGGAATGCGCGCGATCATGATGGTGCTCCTCGGGGCGGTTTTCGCGTTCTCCACGACCGCCTTCTCTGGCTGCACGGGCGAAGATGGGAGATCGGACGCGGACTCGGATTCCGACTCGGATACGGACTCGGATTCCGACACGGACACGGACACGGACTCGGACACGGACACGGACACGGACGCGGATTCGGACAGCGACACGGATGCGGACTGTACGTCGTGCCACGGCTTCCCGCCGACGACGGGCTTGCACGGCTTGCACGTCTCCCACGGGGTGTCCTGCTCCGAGTGCCACTCGACCTCGGTGAGCTCGTCCGACGAGATCATCGCCGACGGGACGCACAACGACGCCTCGAACGACGTCGATTTCTCCTCAGGCGGCACCTGGAACGGGACGACCTGCTCCGACATCGGCTGCCACGGGCCGTACAACTGGTAACCGGGAACACCGCCGGTCGCGTCGTCATCGCCGGGTTCGACGGAACGTCGCTCCCGGACGACGTCGCGGCGCTCCTCGGCCGCAGGGCGCTCGCCGGGATCGTGCTGTTCCAGCGCAACCTCGAGGGCCCCGCGCAGGCGGCCGCCTTGATCGACGAGGCGCGATCCGCCGCGCCGAGCGGTGCGGAGCCGATCGTCGCCGTGGACCAGGAGGGCGGACGCGTCGCGCGCCTCAAGGAGCCGCTCGTGATCCTGCCGCCGGCGAGAGCCGTCGCGGCGCTCGGCGATCCGGAGCTGACGCGTTCCGCCGGCCGGCTCGTGGGGATCGAGCTCGCGGCGCTCGGCTTCTCGCTCGACTTCGCGCCGGTGCTCGATATCGACACGAACCCCGCGTCCCCGGTGATAGGCGATCGCGCGTTCGGCGGCGATCCGGAGACCGTGATCCGACACGGCCTCGCGTTCGCGCGCGGGCTGCGCGAGGGCGGGGTGCTCCCGTGCGGCAAGCACTTCCCGGGCCACGGCGACGCGGCGATCGACAGCCACGTCGGCCTGCCGCGAGTGGGGCTCCCCGCCGAGCGGCTGCGGGCCGTCGAGATGGCGCCGTTCGCCGCGTACGCCGCAGAGCGGCTCGGGCCGATCATGACCGCGCACGTCGTCTACCCGGCGCTCGACCCTGACGAGCCGGCCACGGCGAGCCGAGCGATCCTCACGGACGAGCTGCGCGGCCGCCTGGGGTTCGAGGGCGCGCTCATCACCGACGATCTCGAGATGGGCGCGGTGTCGCGGGTGGGCGGACCCCCGGCCGCGGCGGTTCGGGCGATCCGGGCCGGCGCGGACGGCCTCCTCGTCTGCCGCGACCGCGAGGTGCGCGAGGCGGTCGTGGAGGCCGTCGAGCGCGAGGCGCGGGACGACGCGGCGTTTTGCGCGCGGCTCGCGGAGGCGGCTTCGAGGGTCGGCGCGCTCGAACGCCCGAGGGCGCGCGCGCACGGCCCAGAATGGCTGGGCTCGGCGGAGCACGCGGCGCTTCGCGACGCGATCGCGCGGCGGCTCGGCGCAGCGGCTTCGGTGCGCCCGTGACCCCGCGCGGCAACCTCACCGGGCTCGCGCCCGCGGAGAAGCGCGCGCTCGAGCGGCTCGGATCGCGGCGCCTCCCCGCGTCCCGGATCATCACGCCGGAGATCGCCCAGACGATGGCGCTCCTGTCGCGAGAGATCGGTCGGCAGATCGGGCTGTTCATCGACCGCAACGGGCAGATCACGGACGTCGCGGTCGGCGACGCCTCGCGGATCGAGCTGCCGGACTTCGGGCGGCTGCGCGCCGGCGAGCACCGCTTCCGGGGGCTCCGGTTCGTCCATACGCATCTTCGCGCCGAGCCGCTGAGCCGGGACGACCTCACGGACCTGACGCGCCTGCGCCTCGACATGATCGCGGCCGTGGGGGTGACGTCAGAGGGCAGCCCGGGCGCCGTGTACCTCGCGCACCTCCTGCCGCCCGGCGGCGACTCCCCATACCGACTCCTCGGCCCGCTCAACCTCGGCATGCTCCCGGCCGACTTCCTCGGGCTGGTGACCGCGCTCGAGGAGGAGTTCGGCCGCGTCGCCGGCGCCCGCGAGGTGCGTGCGCCCGAAGGACGCGCCGTGCTCGTCCACGTCACGACGGACAGGCGGCGGACGGCCGAGGCCGAGCGCGCGCTCGACGAGCTCGCGGAGCTGGCGCGGACCGCGGGGGTCGCCATCGCGGACCGAGTCGTCCAGGTGCGCGACAAGCCGGATCCGCGGTTCGTCATGGGCAAGGGGAAGCTCGAGGACATCACGGTGCGCGCGATGCACCTCGACGCGGAGCTCCTGATCCTCGACTGCAACCTCGGCGCGAACCAGGCGCGGGCGATCGCGGAGGTGACGGAGCTCAAGGTGATCGACCGCACGCAGCTCATCCTCGACATCTTCGCGCAGCGCGCCCACTCGCGGGACGGCAAGCTCAAGGTCGAGCTCGCGCAGCTCAAGTACCTGCTGCCGCGGCTCGGGGCGCGCGACGACTCGCTGTCGCGGCTGACGGGCGGCATCGGCGGGCGGCGCGGCCCGGGCGAGACGGTGATGGAGATCGGGCGCCGGCGCGCCCGGGAGAAGATCGCCCGGATCGAGAAGAAGCTCGATGGTCTCGGCAAGGGGCGCTCCCAGCGACGGGCGCTGCGCCGCAGGAGCGCCATCCCGATCGTGTCGATCGTCGGCTACACGAACGCCGGCAAGTCGATGCTCCTGAACGCGCTCACGAACTCCGACGTGCTCGTGGAAGACAAGCTGTTCGCGACGCTCGACACGGCCAGCCGGAGGCTGCGGTTCCCGCGGGAGCGCGAGGTGATCGTCACGGACACGGTCGGCTTCATCCGGGATCTGCCGCGGGATCTGCTCGACGCGTTCAAGGCGACGCTCGAGGAGATGCGGGACGCCTCGCTCCTGCTCCACATCGTCGACGCGGCCGATCCGGCGCGCGCCGAGCACGTGAGGTGCGTCGAGCAGCTGCTCGTGGATCTCGAGCTGCACGAGACGCCGCGCCTCCTCGTGATGAACAAGGCGGACCGCGTCGATCCGGCCGCGATCCGGTCCGAGGTGGAGAGCCTCGGCGCGGTGCTCGTCTCGGCGCTCGACCGCTCGACATTGGCGCCGCTGCTCGAGCGGGTCGAGGAGCGCCTCTGGGCGAGGGGCGCGGGCGAAGGGCGGTGAGCCGTCACATCTGGAAGTCGTAGGCGCCCATGTCGGAGGCGACGTCCGGGAGCCCGGCGTCGGCGATATCGATCCAGTCGTTGCCGTCCGCGTCCGCCTCCGGGGACGCGACGTCGTCCGCCTGGTCGATGCACGGCGATCCGGACTGCAGGTGGTAGTCGCCGTAGCTCCACGCGTCGTCGCTCGTGTCGTCCGGCGTGCCCGGATCGAGCCACTCGCCAGGCGCCTGGAACAAGGGATCCTCGTCGATGACCTGGAGCCCCTCGTACCCGCCGAGCACGTCGCAGAACGCGACCTCGGTCTCGCTCCCCTTCTCGTCGAAGATCTCCCCGCCGAAGTCGGCGTAGATGATGTCGTTGAACAGCTCGACCTCGGAGAGATCCGCGTTGTACACGCCGCCCGCCAGCTCCGTCGCGCGGTTGCCGTGGAACACCGTGTTCACGTACGACACGACGGCCCGCGCGCCGTTGAACGCGCCGCCCCCGCGGCCCGCCTCGTTCCCCGTGACGAGCGAGCTCGTGATCACCGGAAAGTCGTGCTCGATGAAGAAGCCGCCGCCGTCCACGCCCGCCGCGTTCGCGGCGACAAGGGTCGCCTCGACGGCGCTGTCGCTCCACGCGAGGAACAGGCCGCCGCCGTGCTCGGCCGCGGAGTTCTCGATGATCCGCGAGCCCGAGAGCGCGAGCTCCGTGTCGTAGCTGTACACGCCGCCGCCGCTGCCGTACGCCGCGTTGCCTCGCACCGTCGCCCCCGCGAGCGCCGCGAAGCCGTGCAACCCCGAGAGGCCGCCGCCGTTGCGGACCGCGGTGTTCTCCTCGAGCTTCGAGTCGGTGACCTCCGGGCGGCAGTTGTCCACGAAGAGGCCGCCGCCGTCGCCCTGCGACAGGTTGCCCACGACGGTGGTCCCGACGAACGTCGGGCTGCACTCCCCGAAGACCGACTTCAGGTATACGCCGCCGCCGTCCCCGGAAGAGGTGTTGTACCGAATCGCGAGGTTGACGAGCTCCGCGGTGCCGTTGAGCACGAACAGCCCGCCCCCGTTCTCGGCGGCGTTCTGTTCGAGCACGCAGCTCTCGAGGCGCGGCATCGAGTCGTACAGGAACACCGCGCCGCCGTCGATCGCCCGATTGCCGCGGAACGTGCAGTTTCGGACGATCGTGTGCGAGGAGTTCGAGTACAGGCCGCCGCCGCGGTGGTGCGGCGTATCGCCGTTCGCGTTGCCGCCGGTGATGGTGAACCCGTCGAGCTCGCCGTAGTCGGCGCCCATCACGACGTGGTACGAGGCGTTGATCTCGAGCTCGTCGCGGCCGTCGAGAACCGTCTCGTTCGAGATGATGTCGCGCTGGTCGCGAAGGGTCTCGTCGCCGGCGAAGCCGCCGTAGACCTGGACGTTGGAGCGCAGGTAGATCGTGTCGGTGAGGGCGTCGACATAGGACCTGTACGTGCCGGTCGCCACCCAGACCTCGCAGGAGCCGAGCAGCTGCGCCGCGGCGTAGGCCGAATCGATGCCGTCCTGGATCTTCGTGAACGCGTCGTCCCAGCTCGTGCCGCAGAGCGTGGCGTCGGCGTCCCAGTCGACGTAGCGGATGCACCGCCCGAGGTCGTCGGTGAAGATCTCGGGACACTCGTCCGTGTCGCCGTCCGAGTCCGCGTCGCCGTCGCCGTCCCCGTCCGAACCGGTGTCCGTGTCGGTGCCGGTCTCGCTGTCCGTGTCCCAATCCATTTCGTAGAAGGGGTACGTGTAGTTGCGGTCCTCGCACCCCGGACCGGCCGAGAGGAGCGTCGCGCAGAAGACCCAAAACACCCGTGATTTCGCCGTTGTTCTCATTTTTGAACGCCTACCCGCCGTTCGGGCTGGGGATCTCGGTCCCCAGCACGGTTTAATAATAGCAAGCCGCATGCCATAGGCAACAACTGCGCGCCGCCATGTTATGCTCCCCGCCATGTGGTCGGCGCGTCTCCTCTTCCCTCTGCTCGCGGCGGCGATCTTCTCGATCCTCTGGCCCGGCCGCGTGCGCGCGGACGACGCCGTCTGGCCGCAACCCGCCTTCGTCGAGCCGCCGCTCACTTCGGACGGCGGCCACCTCCTGGAAGGTACCGCGGCGGCGCCGAAATGGTCCTGGCACGCGAAGATCGACGTCCGCTGGCTGTACGGCGTCGGGATCGCGGATCGGGCGCACCAGTCCCGCGCGGATCTGGCGTTCGGGCTGGGGTTGCCCGCACACCTCGAGGCGGATCTCGCGCTCCCCGTGGGCGTGACCGCCGGGGCGCGCTCCGCGGGCGGAGCGGGCGACGACGCGTTCGAGCTCGTCGGCATGGGGGAAGACGGCCCCGGGATCGGCGACCTGCGCGCCGCGCTGTCGTGGGGCGTGCTGTCGGCGGAGTCGGGCGGCATCGGGCTCCTCTTCCGTGCGGCGGCGATCGTGCCGACCGGGGCGCACGAACGGCTCCTGGGCGAGGGCGGCCTCGGGGGCGAGGCGCTCGCGTCGTTCGCGCTGCAGGTCCTCTCGACGCGCGTCGGCCTGAACCTGGGGTACAGGATCCGCCCCGAGCACTCCGCGCCCGGCTCGCGTTTCGAGCAGGACGACGACGTCCTCTGGCGGTTCGGCGTGCGCGTGCCCCGCGAGGGCGACGTCGCGTGGTCGTTCGAGGCGGCCGGCGCGATCGGCGTGGCGACGACCGAGGGCAGTTGGCCGAGCGCAGGATCGCGGCCGGTTTGGCTGGGCGGCGGCGTCGATTTTCCGCTCGGCCAGCGCCACAGGTTCGGGCTGCTCGCGGGGTTCGGCGCAGGAGAGGTCGCGCCGCTGTTCTCGATCGCCGCGCGGTTCACCTTCGTCCCGGTGATCCCGGACGAGGACGGCGACGGCATCAGCGGCGGCGCCGACGAGTGTCCGATCTTCGCCGAGGATCCGGACGGTTTCGAGGACGAGGACGGGTGCCCGGACGGGGACAACGACGGGGACAGCTTCCCGGACGACGAGGACGCGTGCCCGAACGCCGCGGCCGGGGAGACGTCCGAGGACGGGTGCTGAGGCCATGAACGCGCGGGTCCTGATCGTCGACTGCTGCGTCTACCCGGACATCTACCGTCCCGTCGATCACTGGCGCGCGCTGCTCGGCGGCGCTCCGGCCGACAGCGTGTACCTTCCGTCGGGCGGGGCCGCGCCCGACCTCGCGGCGTACACGCACGTCGTGCTCACCGGTTCCGAGGCGTCGATCGTCGCGCCCGAGCCCTGGTACGAGGTCGAGATCGAGCTCGTGAGGCGCGCGGCGGCGGCGGGCAAGGCGATCCTCGGGAGCTGCTTCGGCCACCAGATGCTCGCACTGGCGCTCTCGGGACCGCGGCACGTGCGCGCGTCCGCGACGCCGGAGCTCGGGTGGGCCGCGATCGACGTCGTGGCCGCCGACTCGCTCCTCGCCGGGCTGCCCGATCCGTTCCACGCGTTCGTCGCGCACTTCGACGAGGTTGTCGATCCGCCCCCGCCGTGGCGCGTCCTCGCCCGGAGCGCGGGCTGCGCGGTGCAGGTCATGCGCCACGGCGACGAGCCGATCTGGGGCGTGCAGGCGCACCCGGAGATCGATCCCGCGACCGGCCGCGCGCTGCTCGAGGGGCTCGCGGCTGCGGCGCCCGGGAAGGCCGGGATCATCGGCCGCGCGCTCACAGGGACCCCGCGCGACGACGGCGTCGCCGGCGAGATCGTGCGGCGGTTCCTCAGTCTTCCGGATCCTTGCGCGAGATGACCTCGGCCTTGCCGCCCTGGATCACCACGACGCCGCCCATTGGACCGCGTCCCGCCGCGCCGCGCTCCGCCGCCTCGCGCATCCAGGCGATCCGCTCCTCGGAGCCGGCGCCCATGAAGACGAACAAGGCGATGAAGCCGAGCATGAGATCGCCCGCCCAGATGGCGTAGACCATGCCGGCGATCGCGAGCCCGCGCCCGATGCGCACCGCGATGCGCGTGGCCGAGAGGTAGTCCCGCTTCAGCGCGAGCAGCCCGCGGAGCACGCGGCCGCCGTCCATCGGCAGCGCCGGGACGAGGTTGAACAGGCCGAGGATGACGTTCATCTTGATGAACACGCTCGCGGCCGCCACGGCGACGGGCGACATGAAGAGGCTCGGGACGAGCAGGAGCACGTACGCGGCTGTGGCGAGCGCGATCGACACGGCCGGACCTGCCGCGGCGATCGCGATCTCGTGCACCGGCCGCTTCGGGAGGTTCACGATCCGCGCGACGCCGCCTATCGGCAGGAGCACGATGTCCTCGGTGCGCACGCCGAAGCGCCGCGCGACGAGCGCGTGGCCGAGCTCGTGGGCGACGACCGAGCCGAACAGGAGCACCGTGAGACCGAGCGCCAGCGCGATGCCCGCGAAGTCGCCGCTCTCGACCGTCGAGAACGCGAACAGCGGCACGATCGCCATCGAGAAGTGCAAGCGGATGGGAATCCCGAACAGGGATCCGATTTTCAGCGACCAGCGCATGGCACCGTGCTCCTCGCCCCACGCAATGTGTATCCACGATGCCGCGCGGGTCAACCGCGCGCTTTGATCTTTCGGCCGCGCGGTGTATGAAACGCGGGCATTCGACTGGAGGCGCGCGGTGTTCAGCTACGTGGATCCGAAGATCAGGGAGCGGCTCGAGGCCGATCGCCGGCTCGCGCACCTCGACGCCTCGGGACGGCGGATCGACGGCGGCGGCGGGGCGCCGTACCTCTCGATGCTCGGCCCGATCCCGTTGCCGCGGCGGGTGAACGGCGGCACGCGGATCGTCGAGTGGTACCCGTTCGTGCGGCGCGTGGAGCTCGGCCGGGTGTTCGACGCGGCGTGCGCCGGGCGCGCCCCGGGGTCCGAGGCGCTGCGCGATCTCCTGCAGGCCAACATGTCGGTCAATTCGGTGCTCGCCACGGAGGGGTTCGCCGGGGTCGAGGCGCCGCTCGTCCGCGTGCACTCGAGCTGCGTGACGGGCGACGTGTTCGGCTCGATGCGGTGCGAGTGCGGTCCGCAGCTCGACGCGGCGTTCGAGAGGATCGCGGCGGAGGGCGGCGGCGCGATCGTCTACATGTCCGGCCACGAGGGCCGCGGCATCGGCCTGTGGGCCAAGGCGGTGACCTACCTCCTGCAGGACGAGGGTCAGGACACCTACCAGGCGAACGTCTCGCTCGGGCTGCCCGAGGACTCGCGCGACTTCACCGACGCGGCTGTCGTGCTGCGATACCTGCTCGGCGGACGGCCGATCCGGCTCCTGACGAACAACCCGCTGAAGCGCGAGCAGCTCGAGAGCGCGGGGCAGCNNNNNNNNNNCGGTGGCGGAGACCGTGCCGCACGTCGTCGGCGTCGGCGCGCACAACGTCCGGTACCTGCGCTCGAAGAGGGACAAGGGCCATACCCTGCCGGATCTGTGATCCGTCAGTCCCCCGCGGCGTAGCCCCACGTCTCGATCGGTTCGAACTCCGTCGGCGAGATCATCTTCTTCCAGGTGAACGAGGCGTGCGGCCCTTCGATTTCGGCGAGGACGTAGCCGTACGGCGTGTCCGAGAACACCTTTTCTACCGAGGCGTCGCCGTTGTCGCCGCCGTAGTCGTGGTCGAAAACGGACGGGGGGGCGCCGGCCGTGCCGACGATGATCTGGAAGAACTCCGGGCCGGTGTCGCTCTCCCGGATGGCCGCCCTGGCGTAGAAGTGGTCGTGACCTGCGAAGTACGTTCGGCCGCCGGCGGCGACCAGGCTCCGGACGAACGCGTCGCGCTCGGCCGGGTGGTCGTCGAGGCAGTCCGCGTGGGCCGCGGCGTAGCCCGGCTCGTGCGCGAACGCGAAGACGTGCTCGGCGGTCGTCGCCGCGAGCCGCTCGTCGAGCCACGCCTGGTTGACGCGGTGCGGGGTGAAGTAGAGGTCGAAGCCGAGGAACAGCGCGTTCTCGTGCTCGACGGCGAACGTCTTATTGATTTCGCCCTCTGGCCCGGCGTCGGAGATGGCGTACGGGCCGCTGAAGACGGCGTCCCAGGGCGCGAAAGCTCCGGTGTCGTGGTTGCCGCGCACCGGGTAGACGCCCACTCCCGCCGCGTACAGCGTCTCCATCGTGTCGCGCCAGGCGACGAGATGGGCCTCGAGGGTCTCCGGGACGCTCGAGCCGTAGACGAGATCGCCGAGAAAGAGCACGAGATCCGCGCCATCGGCGAGAGCCGCCGCCGCGACGGCGCCGAGCACCTCGGCGTTGACCCCGTCGAGCGCAGAGGTGCCCCGGCTGTCGCCGAACACGGCGAAGCGCCAGACCGGGCCGGCATCCGCGTCCGTATCGGAGTCGGAGTCCGTGTCCGTGTCGGAGTCGGTATCCGTGTCGGAGTCGACGTCCGTATCCGCCGAGCCGGTTTCGGTGTCTTCCGGGCAGGCGCCCGCGTCCATGCCGATCCAGGGGACGCCGGGCACGGGGCTCGTGCACCCGCCCGCCGCCGCCGCGAGGATCGCGAGCATCGCCAGGGCGTCGGTCGCCGCGCGCATGACGTCGAGTATACTCCCGTTGAAGGCGTTTTCCGTTGACTTGTCTCGCCCGCGGGGCCTAAAGAGGGCGCCGCTCGCAGGCGGCGCGGCAGGAGGCGCGATTCATGACGGGAGCGAGGCGCGACGACGTCAGGAACGTGGCCGTGATCGCGCACGTCGATCACGGAAAGACGACGCTCGTCGACGGCATGCTCCGCCAGAGCGGGCTCATCCGGGCGTCCGCCGAGGTCGTGGACTGCATGCTCGACTCGGGCGACATCGAGCGCGAGCGCGGGATCACGATCCTCGCCAAGGTCACCGCCATCGACTACCGCGGGACGCGGATCAACGTCCTCGACACGCCCGGGCACCACGACTTCGGCGGCGAGGTCGAGCGCACACTCCTCATGGCCGACGGCGTCCTCCTGCTCGTCGACTCGGCCGAGGGGCCGCTGCCGCAGACGCGGTTCGTGCTCGGCAAGGCGCTCGGCCTCGGGCTGCCGGCGATCGTCGCGATCAACAAGATCGATCGCCGCGACGCCCGGCCGCTCGAGGTGCTCGACGAGGTGTACGAGTTGTTCCTCGATCTCTGCGGCGAGGACGCGGATCTCAACTTCCCTGTGCTGTTCACGGACGGGCGGCGCGGCGTGGCACACGCGGAGCTCGGCGACGGCTCCACGGATCTGCGGCCCTTGCTCGACGCGATCGTCGCGACGGTGCCCCCGCCGGAGGATCGTTCCGAAGCGCCGCTCTCCATGCACGTCAACAACCTCGGCTGGGACGATTACGTGGGGCGCCTCGGCATCGGGAAGGTGCGCTCCGGGCGGATCCGCGCGGGGATGCAGGTGCTCGTCCACGGCCCGGACGCCCACGTCACCTCGGGGCGCGTCCTCCGGCTGTACGCGGCGCGCGGCCTCGAGCGCGTCGAGATCGCGGAGGCGCGCAGCGGCGACATCGTCTCGCTCGCCGGGATCGAGCGGCTGGAGATCGGCGACACCATCGCGGACGCCCCCGACACCGAGCCGCTGCCGCGGATCCGGGTGGACGAGCCGACGCTCGCCATGACGTTCGGCGTCAACACGTCGCCGTTCGCCGGCCAGGACGGGACGTACGTGACGAGCCGCAAGCTCCGCGAGCGCCTCGAGCGCGAGGCGCTGATG
Above is a genomic segment from Pseudomonadota bacterium containing:
- a CDS encoding carboxypeptidase-like regulatory domain-containing protein, which codes for MRIRRTERLIVALAAGLALAAAGCEGTGRADDNGGDTDTDTDADTDTDVDTDADSDTDADGVGGVQGTVMAPSGAFPIPGALVYVTHASGSLIEDNAYCYECDDMTGKKWTLSNPDGTFSLSGVPAGEWNLVTRKGFFQREREITVSADQVLDVPVELTTLPPENSDDGSDVIPSYAVLLNSYDRSEDMLAKLGIAELGGDGHWVPGTESFDAYNDASSASSAVGESVTLFDAQENLDQYHMIFFPCMCNGIFTGTTAARQEMLRNYAEAGGKVYSSCWAYNWTQAPFREGSFPSYQEVIEYGGDIGEGSAYETTGRIEDEQMRAWLGVVDSGDSPDAFPFTGAWTQLYGVNDLDNGLGLEEDGYVIKPTVWVTDQDYFDGQPMTVTFPWGCGKIFHTVYQVVESTPSTSIRPQEFVLLYLILEVGVCEGEYEDPE
- the nagZ gene encoding beta-N-acetylhexosaminidase, with the translated sequence MAGFDGTSLPDDVAALLGRRALAGIVLFQRNLEGPAQAAALIDEARSAAPSGAEPIVAVDQEGGRVARLKEPLVILPPARAVAALGDPELTRSAGRLVGIELAALGFSLDFAPVLDIDTNPASPVIGDRAFGGDPETVIRHGLAFARGLREGGVLPCGKHFPGHGDAAIDSHVGLPRVGLPAERLRAVEMAPFAAYAAERLGPIMTAHVVYPALDPDEPATASRAILTDELRGRLGFEGALITDDLEMGAVSRVGGPPAAAVRAIRAGADGLLVCRDREVREAVVEAVEREARDDAAFCARLAEAASRVGALERPRARAHGPEWLGSAEHAALRDAIARRLGAAASVRP
- the hflX gene encoding GTPase HflX, which translates into the protein MAGLGGARGASRRDRAAARRSGFGAPVTPRGNLTGLAPAEKRALERLGSRRLPASRIITPEIAQTMALLSREIGRQIGLFIDRNGQITDVAVGDASRIELPDFGRLRAGEHRFRGLRFVHTHLRAEPLSRDDLTDLTRLRLDMIAAVGVTSEGSPGAVYLAHLLPPGGDSPYRLLGPLNLGMLPADFLGLVTALEEEFGRVAGAREVRAPEGRAVLVHVTTDRRRTAEAERALDELAELARTAGVAIADRVVQVRDKPDPRFVMGKGKLEDITVRAMHLDAELLILDCNLGANQARAIAEVTELKVIDRTQLILDIFAQRAHSRDGKLKVELAQLKYLLPRLGARDDSLSRLTGGIGGRRGPGETVMEIGRRRAREKIARIEKKLDGLGKGRSQRRALRRRSAIPIVSIVGYTNAGKSMLLNALTNSDVLVEDKLFATLDTASRRLRFPREREVIVTDTVGFIRDLPRDLLDAFKATLEEMRDASLLLHIVDAADPARAEHVRCVEQLLVDLELHETPRLLVMNKADRVDPAAIRSEVESLGAVLVSALDRSTLAPLLERVEERLWARGAGEGR
- a CDS encoding right-handed parallel beta-helix repeat-containing protein, whose amino-acid sequence is MRTTAKSRVFWVFCATLLSAGPGCEDRNYTYPFYEMDWDTDSETGTDTDTGSDGDGDGDADSDGDTDECPEIFTDDLGRCIRYVDWDADATLCGTSWDDAFTKIQDGIDSAYAAAQLLGSCEVWVATGTYRSYVDALTDTIYLRSNVQVYGGFAGDETLRDQRDIISNETVLDGRDELEINASYHVVMGADYGELDGFTITGGNANGDTPHHRGGGLYSNSSHTIVRNCTFRGNRAIDGGAVFLYDSMPRLESCVLEQNAAENGGGLFVLNGTAELVNLAIRYNTSSGDGGGVYLKSVFGECSPTFVGTTVVGNLSQGDGGGLFVDNCRPEVTDSKLEENTAVRNGGGLSGLHGFAALAGATVRGNAAYGSGGGVYSYDTELALSGSRIIENSAAEHGGGLFLAWSDSAVEATLVAANAAGVDGGGFFIEHDFPVITSSLVTGNEAGRGGGAFNGARAVVSYVNTVFHGNRATELAGGVYNADLSEVELFNDIIYADFGGEIFDEKGSETEVAFCDVLGGYEGLQVIDEDPLFQAPGEWLDPGTPDDTSDDAWSYGDYHLQSGSPCIDQADDVASPEADADGNDWIDIADAGLPDVASDMGAYDFQM
- a CDS encoding type 1 glutamine amidotransferase gives rise to the protein MNARVLIVDCCVYPDIYRPVDHWRALLGGAPADSVYLPSGGAAPDLAAYTHVVLTGSEASIVAPEPWYEVEIELVRRAAAAGKAILGSCFGHQMLALALSGPRHVRASATPELGWAAIDVVAADSLLAGLPDPFHAFVAHFDEVVDPPPPWRVLARSAGCAVQVMRHGDEPIWGVQAHPEIDPATGRALLEGLAAAAPGKAGIIGRALTGTPRDDGVAGEIVRRFLSLPDPCAR
- a CDS encoding site-2 protease family protein is translated as MRWSLKIGSLFGIPIRLHFSMAIVPLFAFSTVESGDFAGIALALGLTVLLFGSVVAHELGHALVARRFGVRTEDIVLLPIGGVARIVNLPKRPVHEIAIAAAGPAVSIALATAAYVLLLVPSLFMSPVAVAAASVFIKMNVILGLFNLVPALPMDGGRVLRGLLALKRDYLSATRIAVRIGRGLAIAGMVYAIWAGDLMLGFIALFVFMGAGSEERIAWMREAAERGAAGRGPMGGVVVIQGGKAEVISRKDPED
- a CDS encoding GTP cyclohydrolase II, whose amino-acid sequence is MFSYVDPKIRERLEADRRLAHLDASGRRIDGGGGAPYLSMLGPIPLPRRVNGGTRIVEWYPFVRRVELGRVFDAACAGRAPGSEALRDLLQANMSVNSVLATEGFAGVEAPLVRVHSSCVTGDVFGSMRCECGPQLDAAFERIAAEGGGAIVYMSGHEGRGIGLWAKAVTYLLQDEGQDTYQANVSLGLPEDSRDFTDAAVVLRYLLGGRPIRLLTNNPLKREQLESAGQ